A section of the Acropora muricata isolate sample 2 chromosome 4, ASM3666990v1, whole genome shotgun sequence genome encodes:
- the LOC136914613 gene encoding melanopsin-B-like, with translation MLESSNQSAEETILISKASYYAYGVVMFFILTVGFLGNVMTLLVLFQHEHRKKAMTPYMVNIALADIFIILFGYPVAMRANLRGKILESSHCSWGGFVNGAVGISSIFTLTEMSFVSYHGLRQVNRSSRLSPFKVVCSVAVAWLYGVLCMLPPFLGWNRFVVSASRISCCPDWSGKSISDAAYNLLLVFFGFVAPLTAMTVCYYKIYSLVHHAVVPGNLPQIQLRRRQSELKVAKVTAMNVIAFLLSWAPYCCVSLAAVFTKQFVLVDWEAEIPELLAKASVIYGPIIYSTMHSRFQATLFRILHCRRRVVLAPQFITDATRNNCSARMATDRTQGTSHIDQRFLQLPLQAMKRRVAVSYGGTAICKRESSAFVSG, from the exons ATGCTGGAATCTTCCAACCAAAGCGCAGAAGAAACAATTCTCATCAGCAAAGCCAGCTACTATGCATATGGAGTTGTGATGTTTTTTATCCTGACTGTTGGTTTCCTTGGCAACGTTATGACACTGCTCGTGCTCTTCCAACATGAACATCGCAAGAAAGCCATGACTCCTTATATGGTCAATATCGCATTAGCGGATATCTTCATCATCCTGTTTGGGTACCCAGTGGCCATGAGAGCAAATCTTCGTGGGAAGATTCTTGAGAGTTCTCACTGCAGTTGGGGAGGCTTCGTCAACGGTGCTGTGGGAATATCATCGATTTTCACTCTGACCGAAATGAGTTTCGTATCTTACCATGGACTGAGGCAAGTGAATAGGAGCTCTAGACTTTCACCTTTCAAGGTCGTTTGTTCTGTGGCTGTAGCATGGTTGTATGGCGTTCTTTGCATGCTACCTCCTTTTCTGGGTTGGAATCGCTTCGTCGTTTCCGCTTCAAGAATTAGTTGCTGTCCTGATTGGTCCGGAAAATCAATTTCGGATGCAGCATATAATCTTTTGCTTGTCTTTTTTGGATTTGTTGCCCCTCTCACAGCAATGACAGTATGCTACTACAAAATTTATAG cttAGTTCATCATGCTGTTGTCCCAGGAAACTTGCCGCAAATCCAACTTAGACGGAGACAATCTGAACTAAAAGTTGCAAAAGTGACAGCTATGAATGTAATCGCTTTCCTGTTGAGTTGGGCGCCATATTGTTGCGTCAGCCTAGCTGCGGTATTTACAAAACAATTTGTACTTGTGGACTGGGAAGCGGAAATCCCTGAATTGTTAGCCAAAGCATCGGTCATATACGGGCCGATCATTTATTCCACAATGCATAGTCGATTTCAAGCAACGTTGTTTCGTATTTTGCACTGTCGTCGGCGTGTAGTTTTGGCTCCACAATTTATTACCGATGCCACACGGAACAATTGCAGCGCGCGAATGGCAACGGATAGGACCCAAGGGACTTCGCACATTGATCAAAGATTTCTTCAACTGCCACTACAAGCTATGAAAAGGAGAGTTGCAGTGAGCTATGGTGGGACTGCAATCTGTAAGCGAGAATCGAGTGCTTTTGTCTCTGGATAA